A single genomic interval of Oceanithermus profundus DSM 14977 harbors:
- the pstB gene encoding phosphate ABC transporter ATP-binding protein PstB, translating into METQNLTVHYGKSAGVRNVSLPVHDRKITALIGPSGCGKTTFLRALNRMHDLNPIVRIEGRVLLDGEDLYAPGVDPVAIRRRVGMVFQRPTPFPTMSIFENVVAGLKLVGVKDRDRLMEVAERSLKAAALWDEVKDRLNEPAVGLSGGQQQRISIARALAVEPEVLLMDEPTSALDPISTQAIEDLLAGLKEQVTIVIVTHNMQQAARVSDYTAFFLNGDMIEFGPTERLFTNPGDPRTEAYITGRFG; encoded by the coding sequence ATGGAGACCCAGAACCTGACCGTCCACTACGGCAAGAGCGCCGGCGTGCGGAACGTCAGCCTCCCCGTGCACGACCGCAAGATCACCGCGCTCATCGGTCCTTCGGGCTGCGGCAAGACCACCTTCCTGCGCGCCCTCAACCGCATGCACGACCTCAACCCGATCGTGCGCATCGAGGGCCGGGTGCTGCTCGACGGCGAGGACCTCTACGCCCCGGGGGTGGACCCGGTGGCGATCCGTCGGCGGGTGGGCATGGTCTTCCAGCGCCCCACCCCCTTCCCCACGATGAGCATCTTCGAGAACGTCGTCGCCGGACTGAAGCTGGTGGGGGTGAAAGACCGCGACCGCCTCATGGAGGTGGCCGAGCGCTCGCTCAAGGCCGCGGCGCTGTGGGACGAGGTCAAGGACCGGCTGAACGAGCCCGCGGTGGGGCTCTCGGGGGGGCAGCAGCAGCGCATCTCGATCGCGCGGGCGCTCGCCGTCGAGCCCGAGGTGCTGCTCATGGACGAGCCCACGAGCGCCCTCGACCCCATCTCCACCCAGGCCATCGAGGACCTGCTCGCGGGCCTCAAGGAGCAGGTCACGATCGTGATCGTGACCCACAACATGCAGCAGGCCGCGCGCGTTTCCGACTACACCGCTTTCTTCCTGAACGGCGACATGATCGAGTTCGGGCCCACCGAGCGCCTCTTCACCAACCCCGGCGACCCCCGCACCGAGGCCTACATCACCGGGCGGTTCGGCTGA
- the pstA gene encoding phosphate ABC transporter permease PstA yields MNLRRRYLRDRVMVALVYLGTLLVLLPLGFILLHVFTQGIGALDWAFFTQPPAPPGEGGGGMLPAIVGTFVIDLMALAMGGLLGLGGGVLMAEYPDHPLNRPLRLVANVLGGVPAILMGLFAFVLVVEPMGGFSAFSGAVALAILMIPIIMRATEEVLRILPWELREAGLALGLPRWRVTLSLILPAAKGGIVTGLLLALARAAGEAAPLLFTAFGNPFLSFDPLGPMDSLPLKIYVYAISPYEDWIRQAWGAALLLALMLMVTNYLARRAMRRS; encoded by the coding sequence GTGAACCTGCGCCGCCGTTACCTGCGCGACCGCGTCATGGTCGCCCTCGTCTACCTGGGCACGCTGCTGGTGCTGCTGCCGCTCGGGTTCATCCTGCTGCACGTCTTCACCCAGGGGATCGGCGCCCTCGACTGGGCCTTCTTCACCCAGCCGCCGGCCCCGCCGGGCGAGGGCGGCGGGGGCATGCTGCCGGCGATCGTGGGCACCTTCGTCATCGACCTGATGGCGCTGGCCATGGGCGGTCTGCTCGGATTGGGCGGGGGCGTGCTCATGGCCGAGTACCCCGACCATCCGCTGAACCGGCCGCTCAGGCTCGTGGCCAACGTGCTCGGCGGCGTGCCCGCGATCCTCATGGGGTTGTTCGCCTTCGTCCTCGTCGTCGAGCCGATGGGCGGGTTCTCGGCCTTCTCGGGCGCGGTGGCCCTGGCCATCCTGATGATCCCCATCATCATGCGCGCCACCGAGGAGGTGCTGCGCATCCTGCCCTGGGAGCTGCGCGAGGCGGGCCTGGCCCTGGGGCTGCCCCGCTGGCGGGTGACCCTCAGCCTGATCCTGCCCGCGGCCAAGGGGGGCATCGTGACCGGGTTGCTGCTGGCGCTGGCGCGCGCCGCTGGGGAGGCGGCGCCGCTGTTGTTCACCGCCTTCGGCAACCCCTTCCTCTCGTTCGACCCGCTGGGGCCGATGGACAGCCTGCCCCTGAAGATCTACGTCTACGCCATCTCGCCCTACGAGGACTGGATCCGCCAGGCCTGGGGCGCGGCGCTGCTGCTGGCGCTGATGCTGATGGTGACCAATTACCTGGCGCGCCGGGCGATGCGCCGGAGCTGA